The following are encoded in a window of Podospora pseudoanserina strain CBS 124.78 chromosome 6, whole genome shotgun sequence genomic DNA:
- a CDS encoding hypothetical protein (COG:I; EggNog:ENOG503NZ6W) has protein sequence MTLPKEITNPPPAVPHTDISFPAPHVLLVTLNRPKALNSIPIPQHIAMAHLWNWYDAQPWLRCAILTGTGRAFCAGADLKEWDSSHAPEGSGHDQHVEARKMTTAGFGGLSNRSGGKKPIIAAVNGLCFGGGMEMVINCDMVVADGAKARFGLPEVGKGVIALAGALPRLMRTVGRQRAGEMALLGRVSYTAEEMKGWGLVNFVVGEGRVVEEAVKVAEELAGNSPDAVIATREGLRMGWEGVGPEMATEIVERGIYGRIDAGENMKEGVRSFVEKRKPRWVDSKL, from the coding sequence ATGACGCTCCCCAAAGaaatcaccaacccccctcccgccgtcCCCCACACCGATATCTCCTTCCCCGCGCCCCATGTCTTGCTGGTGACGCTCAACCGCCCCAAAGCCCTAAATtcaatccccatcccccagcACATCGCCATGGCCCACCTGTGGAACTGGTACGACGCCCAACCCTGGCTGCGTTGCGCCATCTTGACCGGTACGGGCAGGGCGTTTTGCGCCGGTGCCGATCTCAAAGAATGGGATTCGTCTCATGCACCGGAGGGGAGCGGTCACGATCAACATGTGGAGGCACGGAAGATGACTACggctggttttggggggttgtcgaACAGGTCTGGGGGGAAGAAACCTATTATTGCGGCGGTGAATGGGCtttgttttggaggggggatggagatggtgattAATTGTGATatggttgttgctgatggggcGAAGGCGAGGTTTGGGCTGCCGGAGGTGGGCAAGGGAGTTATTGCGCTTGCTGGGGCGTTGCCTAGGTTGATGAGGACTGTGGGGAGGCAgagggcgggggagatggcgcttttggggagggtgagttatacggccgaggagatgaaggggtgggggttggtgaattttgttgttggggaggggagggttgttgaggaggcggttAAGGTTGCGGAGGAGCTTGCGGGGAATAGTCCTGATGCTGTTATTGCtacgagggaggggttgaggatggggtgggagggggtcgGGCCGGAGATGGCGACGGAGATTGTGGAACGGGGGATTTATGGGAGGATTGATGCTGGGGAGAAtatgaaggagggggtgaggagttttgttgagaagaggaagccgaggtggGTGGATAGCAAGTTGTAG